GCCTCCACCGGCCTCTACCGAGCACGAAGCTGACACCATATTATGTAAGGAGGCTAGTAGGCGGGACATAATGCGAACCTGAAATATAAATGATAGAAAAATCTtagtaagggctgatttagacgttgcgcgaactcgcatgcgattgtagttacattgcggactgttggttacgtcctgttcaaccgaccgatcaaaacccgcaatgtaatgaaactcgcatgcgagttcttgcATCATTTAAATGAGCATTTAGGGTGGCATTCCACTTGTCTAACCAATGGTATTCAACTTTGTCGTTTATTTGCGTCTCACACTTTGattagtgagagagtgagacgcaatgcatattggacCAAGCAATTGGACAGGAATGGATAGGCGCGTAAAGTACAGCGCTACTTGCTTAAGCTTTCATAACAACGGGTACATAATTacttgttttccatcgtattttcacggaaacgtacgaacgtgtcttgttatttcagtcagtctaggtacaaaaaatactgaggttgactgaagtagcatgacaaaaaaacaataaataaatattataacacaatctttacacagatcgacctagtcctgTGGATCTAGCACCCGCAACACAATCTCAATGAGgcctgtgttgtgggtactagacgacgatacatataatatacacatatatgtaaatacgtacatatatacatagaaaacatccataactcaggaacaaatatttgtgatgaacacacacaTAAGTGGCCTTACCAGGATacaaacccgggacctcctgcctcgcaggcagggtcactatcgactaggctaggaggctgttcaaaaatacgaatgtttccgagaaaatacgatggacaacaattatgcactacatctgtattatGTAACAAACCTCATAACTCTTCTTAGGGTTCATGAACTCCTTAACCGGGATCTCCTGCGGTAGCACTCCGCCTCTGTCTCTGATGCGTTGTTCTAGTTGCTCTACTGACAAGCAGTAATCGCCGTTCACTGACAGACAGTGCTTGCGTGCCGTAAGTACCCACAGACCAAGAGGTGATTTGTCTGGAAAGTTATCAAAGAATAATATATCATGATTACGTTTACAAAAATGTTGAGTTTTCCATAACAATGCATGGTGTCCAATCCTGCGGGGGGGGATGACACGGTGGAATGGTCTGCGAACCCGTAATTTTAAAACCCAAAAAAATGGTGAATTTCTAACATTCAGACTTGAAACTAGGATTAATttagtttctttttttattgttttacaaaGGCAACTATTTTATTTGACATTTGTGGTAACTAAACAGAAAACAACAATctgttagagtcagaccgagaaaagtctggagcgattttgatagcccacgcagtgcaagtgtcattttaaacgtcaaacttctatgaaatggcgtgtaaataacacttgcactgcgtggggtatcaaaatcgctgcagacttttgttggtctaactctacttcaTTGAAGTCTTTTGCATATacctacccccttattcataaacgttcactaaagttgacaagccgataataattgtttgtccctttccatcatacaacataatacgtcggaaagggacaatcGATTATTaacggcttgtcaactttagtaaacgtttatgaataagggggctaaTATATAATTTGTCTTTAGTTTTAATGAAAAATTGGTGGTATAACAGTAGTTTTTCATTATAAATTGTTGTACACTTACCACTCCCATCACTCTGCACATTCCAAAACTCCCCAACAGCCCGGTCCAAGTCCATATCATCCAGGGTTTCCCTCAACCCCTTCGGGACGAGCGTCTCCCAATGGTTGTGAGTCAGGAACTCAACCATGTGGCAGTTGGCAAGCGGCAGTAGGGGGGTTAAGTAGGAGAGTAGTGAGTCTATGTGGTTGCGGAGTTTTAGCATGGTTGGGTCCATGACGATGAATCtgaattaataaatacaattatttgagtCTGGAGACTTCAATCTTTTTGATATAAGGGCTGCATGGATGGTATTTGTGTCTATTTCTGGGCCAAACTGGCAGTCTCATAGTTTGTAGAGCCCTGTTTTATTTAAATCCCTCTTGTATGCCTCTCTGAGGGTTTATGCATATGTGCCATTTCTAAGTTTTGTACAACTAGCTAGCTTTTGCCTGTGACTTAGTCTGCATGGAATTAACAATTTggaacaatttttttaattgaatCCTAACAATGTGATATAACTTATAATTTTTTCTGCATTCTAATTCCAAATCAAGTATTACTCACCTAAATTATTCTAAAACGATACACCAGCGTCATAAGGATTATTCGACGGTATCTTCAAGAGTGCACACGTCTTCTTATACTGTGCCCTTATCTTCTCTGCCATGTCCAATATATCATGGTCCTCGGAGTTAGTGTGAGGGAATGCGTCAATGAGTTCCTTTACTTTGGTCAGCTGGTTCAATATTTTGTCAGAATACTTAGTTTCTGAGTTCTCGTTTATATTTAAATGATGTGTCACTGTGCCTAAGTAATATCCTGTgtaagaataaaattatttttagaaTAGAGTTCAAGACcagtaaataaaatagaataatgATACAATATGCTGCCAATAGACAGCGATTTATAGTaatttttaagtttagtttttattaatttttaagtttAGTTATTAATTTTAGTTTGTCATTTTTACCTTATTGTTGCTGtacttgtttttaataaaatacctatcGTCATAATGATAAGCTTTCTATTTAACTATTTGGCATAGTTCTATATATCATTAAATCATGTGTTGTTTCTTATAgctatttcatatttatatatagaAATTTTTACATGTGCATTACCATGATGATTGAGATGATGAGATGTGTGTGAGAGATAAGATTGTCACCACTAAGTTCTAATATCAGGTTTTAATTAGCTAGTATTTTTTACAGCCCGGTCCTAATATCAAGTATATCaatggtaaaaaaaaaccactTACCTAGTTCTCTCCCCAATTCAGCACCTCTGTGGTAGCCCAAGTGGTACCCTTCAGGGTTCCCTGCCTCCTTACCAGCCTTGAATCCCTCTTCAAAACTATTTTTATGCGAAGTTTCCTCATGCACAAAAATATCGTCTAAAACGTCGTTAAAATCACGTTCAACAGCCATTTACAAGATATAGTCGTTACAGAATAGTTTTTATCATAGTATAAAGTATTTCGAGATGATGTATAGTTCCTGGTAGTTCCCAATGATCCCAtgaaattcaaatattttttttgtgattaaGAGGTTAGTAGGAGGTtatcaaacaaaataaacatgaaTTTACTTAAATTGTAATTGTGCTAGGAAAGAAAGACTACAGTTAGTTTTACACTCAATCAAATGATAGATGGAggtacaaattgtattttaactgtttttataaaatataaacagcAAGGACAAACCAACGAATCCAATAATCCAACACAATTAAGCCACATTAAGCAtgattttgacattgacagtgaCACTACACTAATATGAGAATGTTCATAAATAGTGAGAAAAAACAATCAGATTTGAAATATCAAATATGTACGATGCATTTCCAtattttaataatcaaaaaGCTAAATTACATATAACATAATGAAAAGTTGAAGTTTTTTTCACTttttctatatgtatttttaatgttaaataaacaTATTCATGTAACCCCTTCTCTTTGTTTTTGAACGTCCTTCAACAGACATGACAAAATGACAGTGACAAGTGCCAGCTGAGTGGTGAGTGGCAACCACAGCCACACCACCAATTTGCtataaaaaacttaaaattcaCGTGTAACAAGTTAAATTGAATGAAAATactctatttttaaatttgtaacAATGACTGAAGTTATAACCAGAGCCGAAGTGAAGAAAAACCGGCACAGGAACAAGCCGTGGCTAATAATACATGACGATGTGTATGATGTTACTAAATTTTTAGAAGAGGTAAATAGTTAACTATTTACTATTATGATGACGTAACAATCAAGTTAGATTAACTTCATCATGTTCTCGATAAAGTTTTAATGTCTTAAAACACTTTTAAAGACGATTTTATCTGTTACAGcattaaatataagtaaattaTTGTGATGTATCTTATTTTAGCACCCTGGAGGCGAGGACACCCTTCTGGACGCTGCGGGCTCAGATGCCACTCAAGCTTTTGAAGATGTTGGCCACAGTGAAGATGCAAGGTGATGTTTTAATTCATTTTAATA
This window of the Cydia fagiglandana chromosome 15, ilCydFagi1.1, whole genome shotgun sequence genome carries:
- the LOC134671447 gene encoding cytochrome b5-like; protein product: MTEVITRAEVKKNRHRNKPWLIIHDDVYDVTKFLEEHPGGEDTLLDAAGSDATQAFEDVGHSEDARELLKQYKIGTLPDDEKSPKPVPPCSWKWYALAALIIGAIAVGAVAYKKSS